One segment of Salvelinus alpinus chromosome 1, SLU_Salpinus.1, whole genome shotgun sequence DNA contains the following:
- the LOC139578983 gene encoding telethonin-like gives MQVCTVVEKRAGAVVGAELACSVREENQAQRESYKADWNSVNMKTRAMDRQTMNMNDDSRRETYTRQWEARSLVQACPSGVYRVGTVERGVREHQLLPKRNTLPLPIFTPAQLGIRLGRGAPHTQEDLRTFPIPDGACPGKRAVVEITQDLPPAKPLRMEFAKAPKALGRSVSQEVQRG, from the exons ATGCAGGTGTGTACCGTTGTTGAGAAGCGTGCTGGGGCCGTGGTGGGGGCTGAGCTGGCCTGCAGCGTACGGGAGgagaaccaggctcagagggagagCTATAAAGCCGACTGGAACAGTGTTAACATGAAGACCCGGGCCATGGACAG GCAGACAATGAACATGAACGATGACTCTCGTCGGGAGACCTACACTCGTCAGTGGGAGGCTCGCTCTCTGGTCCAGGCCTGTCCCTCGGGGGTGTACAGAGTGGGCACCGTGGAGAGGGGTGTGAGGGAGCACCAGCTCCTGCCCAAGAGGAACACCCTGCCCCTGCCCATCTTCACCCCCGCACAGCTGGGCATCCGGCTGGGCCGCGGAGCACCACACACCCAGGAGGACCTCCGTACCTTCCCCATCCCCGACGGTGCCTGCCCTGGCAAGAGGGCCGTGGTCGAGATCACACAGGACCTGCCCCCCGCCAAGCCACTCAGGATGGAGTTCGCCAAGGCGCCCAAAGCACTGGGCCGCTCCGTGTCACAGGAGGTCCAGAGAGGgtga
- the LOC139562268 gene encoding proline-rich protein 29-like, which produces MAWTDDTYPQFQQWNQDAQNVQIIIHPHYSLMSPSQASQQPTTILQQLSAAMSSPTPSTRPAHVKQDLVELMMIQNAQMHQVIMNNMTMSALSSFGYSQPQLHPSSTSELNKGYILQEEEEEDPEVYHYQPTPAYLPYPTWLPPPQPHPSLVYHNTAEPLELALSPHRDTQRHHQKS; this is translated from the exons ATGGCATGGACAGATGATACTTACCCACAGTTTCAGCAGTGGAACCAGGACGCACAGAATGTGCAGATAATAATAC ATCCTCATTACAGTCTCATGTCTCCTTCCCAGGCTTCCCAGCAGCCCACCACCATCCTACAGCAGCTCTCTGCTGCCATGTCATCTCCCACTCCTTCCACCCGGCCAGCACACGTCAAGCAGG ACCTGGTGGAGCTGATGATGATCCAGAATGCACAGATGCACCAGGTCATCATGAACAACATGACCATGTCAGCCCTCAGCTCATTTGGCTATTCCCAGCCCCAGCTCCACCCTTCGTCTACCTCTGAG ttaaataagggttacatactgcaggaggaggaggaggaggatccaGAGGTGTACCATTACCAGCCTACCCCGGCCTACCTGCCCTACCCAACCTGGTTGCCTCCACCCCAGCCTCACCCTAGCCTGGTCTACCACAACACTGCTGAACCCCTGGAGCTAGCACTCtccccacacagagacacacagagacaccatCAG AAATCGTAG